In Streptomyces sp. NBC_01426, one genomic interval encodes:
- a CDS encoding peroxiredoxin has product MAIEVGDKAPDFELKDNHGATVRLSDFRGEKAVVLLFYPFAFTGVCTGELCELRDRLPRFQNDDVQLLAVSNDSVPTLRVFGEQENLDYPLLSDFWPHGETSRAYGVLDEEKGCAVRGTFIIDKDGIVRWTVVNGLPDARDLNEYIKALDSL; this is encoded by the coding sequence ATGGCGATCGAGGTCGGCGACAAGGCCCCGGACTTCGAACTCAAGGACAACCACGGTGCCACCGTGCGGCTCTCCGACTTCCGGGGGGAGAAGGCCGTGGTGCTGCTCTTCTACCCGTTCGCCTTCACCGGCGTCTGCACCGGCGAGCTGTGCGAGCTGCGCGACCGGCTGCCCCGGTTCCAGAACGACGACGTGCAGCTGCTGGCCGTCTCCAACGACTCCGTGCCGACCCTTCGGGTCTTCGGCGAGCAGGAGAACCTGGACTACCCGCTGCTGTCGGACTTCTGGCCGCACGGCGAGACCTCCCGCGCCTACGGCGTCCTCGACGAGGAGAAGGGCTGTGCGGTCCGCGGCACCTTCATCATCGACAAGGACGGCATCGTGCGCTGGACTGTCGTCAACGGCCTGCCCGACGCACGTGACCTGAACGAGTACATCAAGGCCCTCGACAGCCTCTGA
- a CDS encoding TerD family protein: MGVSLSKGGNVSLTKAAPNLTAVIVGLGWDARTTTGVDFDLDASAILTNDQGKVANDSNFVFFNNLKSPDGSVEHTGDNTTGEGEGDDEAIKVNLAGVPADVSKIVFPVSIYEAESRQQSFGQVRNAYIRVVNQADNTELARYDLSEDASTETAMVFGELYRNGAEWKFRAIGQGYASGLRGIAQDFGVNV; this comes from the coding sequence GTGGGAGTCAGCCTCAGCAAGGGCGGCAACGTCTCGCTGACCAAGGCCGCGCCCAACCTGACGGCGGTCATCGTCGGTCTCGGCTGGGACGCTCGCACCACCACCGGTGTCGACTTCGACCTCGACGCGAGCGCGATCCTGACCAACGACCAGGGCAAGGTCGCCAACGACTCGAACTTCGTGTTCTTCAACAACCTGAAGAGCCCGGACGGCTCGGTCGAGCACACCGGCGACAACACCACCGGTGAGGGCGAAGGCGACGACGAGGCGATCAAGGTCAACCTCGCCGGTGTCCCGGCCGACGTCTCCAAGATCGTCTTCCCCGTCTCGATCTACGAGGCCGAGAGCCGTCAGCAGAGCTTCGGCCAGGTCCGCAACGCGTACATCCGCGTCGTGAACCAGGCCGACAACACCGAGCTCGCCCGCTACGACCTCTCCGAGGACGCCTCGACGGAGACCGCCATGGTCTTCGGCGAGCTGTACCGCAACGGGGCGGAGTGGAAGTTCCGCGCCATCGGCCAGGGCTACGCCTCGGGCCTGCGCGGCATCGCGCAGGACTTCGGCGTCAACGTCTGA
- a CDS encoding TerD family protein, which yields MGVTLAKGGNVSLSKAAPNLTRVLIGLGWDARSTTGADFDLDASALLCNSGRVLGDDYFVFYNNLTSPDGSVEHTGDNLTGEGDGDDESIIIDLSKVPAQVDKIVFPVSIHEAEARRQSFGQVSNAFIRVVNQADGQELARYDLTEDASSETAMIFGEVYRYGGEWKFRAVGQGYASGLRGIALDFGVNVS from the coding sequence ATGGGCGTCACACTCGCCAAGGGGGGCAATGTCTCCCTGTCCAAGGCCGCACCGAACCTCACCCGGGTTCTGATCGGACTCGGCTGGGACGCGCGCTCGACCACGGGGGCGGACTTCGACCTCGATGCCAGCGCGCTCCTGTGCAACAGCGGCCGGGTGCTCGGGGACGATTACTTCGTCTTCTACAACAACCTGACGAGCCCCGACGGCTCCGTCGAACACACGGGGGACAATCTCACCGGCGAGGGTGACGGCGACGACGAGTCGATCATCATCGACCTGAGCAAGGTGCCCGCCCAGGTCGACAAGATCGTCTTCCCGGTCTCGATCCACGAGGCGGAGGCCCGCCGGCAGAGCTTCGGCCAGGTCAGCAATGCTTTCATTCGCGTGGTCAACCAGGCCGACGGCCAGGAACTCGCCCGCTACGACCTCACCGAGGACGCCTCCAGCGAGACCGCGATGATCTTCGGCGAGGTCTACCGGTACGGCGGCGAATGGAAGTTCAGGGCCGTGGGGCAGGGGTACGCGTCGGGGCTCCGGGGCATCGCTCTAGACTTCGGGGTCAACGTTTCGTAA
- a CDS encoding DUF475 domain-containing protein yields the protein MVLKTFGWSFAVTALGLVAAVFYGGWTAFGIVAILSILEISLSFDNAVVNAGILKKMSAFWQKIFLTIGVLIAVFGMRLVFPVVIVAISAKIGPIEAVDLALNDKDMYQQLVTDAHPSIAAFGGMFLLMIFLDFIFEDRDIKWLAWLERPLAKLGKVDMLSACIALIVLLITSMTFAANAHQHGGAHVDKAQTVLISGIAGLITYMVVGGLSGYFENKLEEEEEAEHEAEEEAKKTGKPVSAVVMSGKAAFFMFLYLEVLDASFSFDGVIGAFAITNDIVLMALGLGIGAMYVRSLTVYLVRQGTLDDYVYLEHGAHYAIGALAVILLVTIQYEIHEVITGLVGVVLIAWSFWSSVRRNKRLELEESPAEA from the coding sequence GTGGTTCTCAAAACCTTCGGCTGGTCGTTCGCAGTCACTGCGCTCGGTCTGGTCGCAGCGGTGTTCTACGGGGGGTGGACCGCTTTTGGAATCGTGGCGATCCTTTCGATCCTCGAGATCTCGCTGTCCTTCGACAACGCGGTGGTCAACGCCGGAATCCTGAAGAAGATGAGTGCCTTCTGGCAGAAGATCTTCCTCACGATCGGCGTGCTCATCGCGGTCTTCGGCATGCGACTGGTCTTCCCCGTCGTGATCGTCGCGATCAGTGCCAAGATCGGTCCTATCGAGGCCGTCGATCTCGCCCTCAATGACAAGGACATGTACCAGCAGCTGGTGACGGACGCTCACCCGTCCATCGCCGCCTTCGGTGGCATGTTCCTGCTGATGATCTTCCTCGACTTCATCTTCGAGGACCGGGACATCAAGTGGCTCGCGTGGCTGGAGCGCCCGCTGGCCAAGCTCGGCAAGGTCGACATGCTGTCCGCGTGCATCGCGCTGATCGTCCTGCTCATCACCTCGATGACCTTCGCCGCCAACGCCCACCAGCACGGCGGGGCGCACGTCGACAAGGCACAGACCGTCCTGATCTCCGGCATCGCCGGTCTGATCACCTACATGGTCGTCGGTGGCCTCTCCGGCTACTTCGAGAACAAGCTCGAAGAGGAGGAGGAAGCAGAGCACGAGGCCGAGGAGGAGGCCAAGAAGACCGGCAAGCCGGTCTCCGCGGTCGTCATGTCCGGCAAGGCCGCGTTCTTCATGTTCCTCTACCTCGAAGTCCTCGACGCCTCCTTCTCCTTCGACGGGGTCATCGGCGCCTTCGCCATCACCAACGACATCGTGCTCATGGCCCTCGGCCTCGGCATCGGTGCCATGTACGTCCGGTCGCTGACGGTCTACCTGGTCCGCCAGGGCACCCTCGACGACTACGTGTACCTGGAGCACGGCGCGCACTACGCGATCGGCGCGCTCGCCGTGATCCTGCTCGTCACGATCCAGTACGAGATCCACGAGGTCATCACCGGCCTCGTCGGTGTCGTCCTGATCGCCTGGTCCTTCTGGTCCTCCGTGCGCCGCAACAAGCGCCTGGAGCTGGAGGAATCACCCGCGGAGGCATGA
- a CDS encoding TerD family protein, whose product MSFFEGFFDGIRGARAMRFDSGQASSNAIELTKRHPTVSLTKQQAVHGNLRVNLSWRMRTSDIGGRSGQSGRLLRHPFKLFKPDMVQAHTQGMVNVDLDIGCLYELADGTRGVVQPLGNLHGDINSPPFVKLSGDDRFGAPSGETIFVNLDHAEAIKRLLVFVYIYDQTPAFDRTHALVTLYPITGPRIEIPLEERHPQARSCAVVSLENVKGELIVRREVKFVYGFQAELDRLYGWGLQWGRGYKSTKA is encoded by the coding sequence ATGAGTTTCTTCGAGGGGTTCTTCGACGGCATCAGGGGCGCACGGGCCATGCGGTTCGACTCGGGGCAGGCCTCGTCCAACGCGATCGAGCTGACCAAACGACATCCGACGGTGTCGCTCACCAAACAGCAGGCGGTGCACGGCAATCTGCGGGTGAACCTGTCCTGGCGGATGCGCACCTCCGACATCGGAGGCCGGTCCGGCCAGAGCGGCCGGCTCTTGCGCCACCCCTTCAAACTGTTCAAGCCGGACATGGTGCAGGCGCACACCCAGGGCATGGTCAACGTCGACCTCGACATCGGCTGCCTCTACGAACTCGCCGACGGCACCCGGGGCGTGGTCCAGCCGCTGGGGAACCTGCACGGCGACATCAACAGCCCGCCGTTCGTGAAGCTCAGCGGCGACGACCGGTTCGGGGCACCGTCCGGCGAGACCATCTTCGTCAACCTCGACCACGCCGAGGCGATCAAACGGCTGCTCGTCTTCGTCTACATCTACGACCAGACCCCGGCCTTCGACCGCACGCACGCCCTGGTCACCCTCTACCCGATCACCGGGCCGCGGATCGAGATCCCGCTGGAGGAACGCCACCCGCAGGCCCGCTCCTGCGCGGTGGTCTCCCTGGAGAACGTCAAGGGGGAACTGATCGTCCGCCGCGAGGTGAAGTTCGTGTACGGCTTCCAGGCCGAACTGGACCGCCTGTACGGCTGGGGGCTCCAGTGGGGGCGGGGCTACAAGAGCACCAAGGCCTGA
- a CDS encoding TerD family protein, with product MTHAMQKGSNIPVAAVAVRAVLRWTTGPEVPDVDASALLVGADGRVRSDEDFVFYNQPRHPSGAVWRLGKKQIGDAITDAVQADLRTVTPTVDRILVVASAEDVPFQRVRDLRILLYDATPNGGAEPLAYFEVHPETGAETALICGELYRRGDGWKFRALGEGYSDGLVGLATDHGISVDENAEAAASPAAGPSEDRTAAMRPPTPPPAPPTQAPPAVEPAYGYPQPVSPAPVPGPGGDPTFRLPVQGPQFIRR from the coding sequence ATGACGCACGCGATGCAGAAGGGCTCGAACATCCCGGTGGCCGCCGTGGCGGTCCGGGCGGTGTTGCGGTGGACCACCGGGCCCGAGGTGCCCGACGTGGACGCCTCCGCACTGCTCGTGGGCGCGGACGGGCGGGTGCGCTCGGACGAGGACTTCGTGTTCTACAACCAGCCCCGGCACCCCTCGGGGGCCGTGTGGCGACTGGGCAAGAAGCAGATCGGCGACGCGATCACGGACGCCGTGCAGGCCGATCTGCGCACCGTGACCCCGACCGTGGACCGGATCCTGGTGGTGGCCTCCGCCGAGGACGTGCCCTTCCAGCGGGTCCGGGACCTGCGGATCCTGCTGTACGACGCCACCCCGAACGGCGGCGCCGAACCCCTGGCCTACTTCGAGGTGCACCCCGAGACGGGCGCCGAGACGGCCCTCATCTGCGGTGAGCTGTACCGCCGCGGGGACGGGTGGAAGTTCCGGGCGCTCGGCGAGGGCTACTCGGACGGCCTGGTCGGGCTGGCCACCGATCACGGGATCTCGGTCGACGAGAACGCCGAGGCCGCCGCGAGCCCCGCCGCCGGCCCGAGCGAGGACCGGACGGCCGCGATGCGGCCCCCGACGCCGCCGCCCGCGCCGCCGACCCAGGCCCCGCCGGCCGTCGAGCCCGCGTACGGGTACCCGCAGCCGGTGTCGCCGGCCCCGGTGCCGGGTCCGGGCGGCGATCCGACGTTCCGGCTGCCGGTGCAGGGCCCCCAGTTCATCCGCCGCTGA
- a CDS encoding HpcH/HpaI aldolase/citrate lyase family protein: MRHFGHISPTVRKDLFHQEPVEFTAASPSRLLSAALGATLYSPATRPHLAADIRKQAARGVLSMVLCLEDSISDAEVGSGEINLIRQFEALDEQDDELPLLFIRVRTPEQIPDLVRRLGGTARHLAGFVLPKFTESRGTAFLDAVAEAEARHGMSRLYAMPVLETPDLLHLETRVEALAGISRTVNRHREHVLALRLGVTDFCSAYGLRRTPDMTAYDVQIVAGVIADVVNVLSRADGTGFTVTGPVWEYFRSQQRLFKPQLRRSPFLEEGVEELRTALIEHDLDGLLREIELDRANGLLGKTCIHPAHVTPVHALSVVSHEEFSDAQDILRPERGGGGVMRSAYTNKMNEVKPHRAWAERTMLRAEVFGVAREEVGFVDLLTAGLQV, from the coding sequence ATGCGTCACTTCGGGCACATTTCGCCCACGGTCCGCAAGGACCTCTTCCACCAGGAGCCGGTCGAGTTCACCGCCGCCTCCCCCTCCCGCCTGCTCTCCGCCGCACTCGGCGCCACCCTCTACAGCCCCGCCACCCGGCCCCACCTCGCCGCCGACATCCGCAAACAGGCCGCCCGCGGCGTCCTCTCCATGGTCCTCTGCCTGGAGGATTCCATCAGCGACGCCGAGGTCGGGTCCGGCGAGATCAACCTGATCCGCCAGTTCGAGGCACTCGACGAACAGGACGACGAGCTCCCCCTGCTCTTCATCCGCGTCCGCACGCCCGAGCAGATTCCCGACCTGGTGCGCCGGCTCGGCGGCACGGCCCGGCACCTGGCCGGATTCGTACTCCCGAAGTTCACCGAATCCCGGGGTACGGCCTTCCTCGACGCCGTGGCCGAAGCCGAGGCCCGCCACGGCATGTCCCGCCTGTATGCCATGCCCGTCCTGGAAACCCCCGACCTGCTGCACCTGGAAACCCGCGTCGAGGCCCTCGCCGGCATCTCCCGCACGGTCAACCGCCACCGCGAGCACGTCCTGGCCCTGCGCCTGGGCGTCACCGACTTCTGCTCCGCGTACGGACTGCGCCGCACCCCGGACATGACCGCCTACGACGTGCAGATCGTCGCGGGGGTCATCGCCGACGTGGTCAACGTGCTCAGCAGGGCCGACGGCACCGGCTTCACCGTCACCGGACCCGTCTGGGAGTACTTCCGCAGCCAGCAGCGCCTCTTCAAGCCGCAGCTGCGGCGCAGCCCCTTCCTGGAGGAGGGCGTCGAGGAACTGCGCACCGCCCTGATCGAACACGACCTGGACGGCCTGCTGCGCGAGATCGAGCTCGACCGGGCCAACGGGCTGCTGGGCAAAACCTGCATCCACCCCGCGCACGTCACGCCCGTCCACGCCCTGTCCGTCGTCTCCCACGAGGAGTTCAGCGACGCCCAGGACATCCTGCGCCCCGAGCGCGGCGGCGGCGGCGTGATGCGTTCCGCCTACACGAACAAGATGAACGAGGTGAAGCCCCACCGGGCCTGGGCCGAGCGCACCATGCTGCGCGCGGAGGTCTTCGGTGTGGCGCGCGAAGAGGTCGGCTTCGTCGACCTGCTCACGGCCGGGCTCCAGGTGTGA
- a CDS encoding phosphoribosyltransferase: MEELLGLALRRNPKRAHLLVSRVLGKHVPQSPAVVHGAGFGLGQRVRELLGDDAAADAVVLGYAETATGLGHSVADGLGLAPYLHSTRRPVPGVAQAGGFEEAHSHATSHLLLPEDPRLLAGSGPLVLVDDEFSTGNTVLNTIRDLHARHPRGHYVVVALVDMRSEADRGRLDAFAAELGARVDLVALASGTVRLPDGVLAKGQALVEEHETTEDAAASGVGGSAAPVRRVALDWPAGVPDGGRHGFTPAHRARLEAALPALAERLAEALDEAPDADRGAGAVSGTDRGAGSDRDADRGSGSGSESESESGPRSAPVRVLVLGNEELMYAPLRLALALEESWATRPASGTGAPREVRFSTTTRSPVLAVDDPGYAIRSRLVFPAHDAPADGPGDRYAYNVLDTAGGGFDAVVAVVDSHGDTAALHAPDGLLARLAPHTGRVLLAVVPSYTPATPSERQEPIMTEPLRGPAFSSYAAEDVGWLLQDFSDVELEAPTEEREEAIQAGGAHYAESLPVEYQPSPAYQELYQSALTASAARIARAVGTVTETVLAERSPSPVLVSLARAGTPVGVLMRRWAQTRHGLDLPHYAVSIVRGRGIDANALRWLAAHHDPADIVFVDGWTGKGAITRELAAALAEFDGFNPEIVVLADPGSCVPTYGTREDFLIPSACLNSTVSGLISRTVLRSDLVGPTDFHGAKFYRELAGADVSVDFVDTVAAHFDAVADSVDDEVKELLAADRTPTWVGWAAVERISEEYGIHDVNLVKPGVGETTRVLLRRVPWKILAQRGAGADLDHVRLLAEQRGVPVEEVDGLPYTCVGLIHPRFTRGATGADGKAVSAK; this comes from the coding sequence CTGGAGGAGCTGCTCGGGCTCGCGCTGCGGCGCAACCCCAAGCGGGCCCATCTGCTGGTCTCCCGGGTCCTGGGCAAGCACGTGCCGCAGTCCCCGGCGGTCGTGCACGGCGCCGGGTTCGGCCTCGGGCAACGGGTGAGGGAACTCCTCGGTGACGACGCCGCCGCCGACGCGGTCGTCCTCGGGTACGCCGAGACCGCCACCGGGCTCGGCCACAGCGTCGCCGACGGCCTCGGGCTCGCCCCGTACCTGCACTCCACCCGCCGCCCCGTGCCCGGCGTGGCGCAGGCCGGCGGCTTCGAGGAGGCCCACTCGCACGCCACCTCGCACCTGCTGCTGCCCGAGGATCCGCGGCTGCTGGCCGGCAGCGGTCCGCTGGTCCTCGTCGACGACGAGTTCTCCACCGGCAACACGGTCCTGAACACCATCCGCGACCTGCACGCCCGCCACCCGCGCGGGCACTACGTCGTGGTCGCCCTCGTGGACATGCGCTCGGAGGCCGACCGCGGCCGGCTCGACGCGTTCGCCGCCGAGCTGGGAGCCCGGGTCGACCTCGTCGCCCTGGCCTCCGGGACCGTGCGACTTCCCGACGGGGTGCTGGCCAAGGGGCAGGCGCTGGTCGAGGAGCACGAGACGACCGAGGACGCCGCCGCTTCGGGCGTCGGCGGGTCCGCCGCCCCCGTCCGGCGGGTCGCACTGGACTGGCCCGCCGGGGTGCCCGACGGCGGCCGGCACGGTTTCACCCCCGCGCACCGCGCCCGGCTGGAGGCCGCCCTGCCCGCCCTCGCCGAGCGGCTCGCCGAGGCCCTGGACGAGGCCCCGGACGCGGATCGGGGCGCGGGCGCGGTTTCGGGCACGGATCGGGGCGCGGGCTCGGATCGGGACGCGGATCGGGGCTCGGGCTCGGGCTCGGAGTCGGAGTCGGAGTCGGGGCCGCGCTCGGCGCCCGTACGGGTCCTCGTCCTCGGCAACGAGGAGCTGATGTACGCGCCGCTGCGGCTCGCGCTGGCCCTGGAGGAGTCCTGGGCCACCCGTCCCGCGTCCGGCACCGGGGCCCCCCGCGAGGTCCGCTTCTCCACGACCACCCGCTCGCCCGTGCTCGCCGTCGACGACCCCGGCTACGCCATCCGCAGTCGCCTGGTCTTCCCGGCGCACGACGCCCCGGCCGACGGGCCGGGTGACCGCTACGCCTACAACGTCCTCGACACCGCGGGCGGTGGCTTCGACGCCGTCGTCGCCGTCGTCGACTCCCACGGCGACACCGCCGCCCTGCACGCCCCCGACGGGCTCCTGGCCCGGCTCGCCCCGCACACCGGGCGGGTCCTGCTGGCCGTCGTACCGTCGTACACCCCCGCCACCCCGTCCGAGCGGCAGGAGCCGATCATGACCGAGCCCCTGCGCGGGCCCGCCTTCTCCTCCTACGCGGCCGAGGACGTCGGCTGGCTGCTCCAGGACTTCTCCGACGTGGAACTGGAGGCCCCGACCGAGGAACGCGAGGAGGCCATCCAGGCGGGCGGCGCGCACTACGCCGAGTCCCTGCCCGTGGAGTACCAGCCGTCCCCCGCGTACCAGGAGCTGTACCAGAGCGCGCTGACCGCGTCCGCGGCCCGCATCGCCCGCGCCGTCGGCACCGTCACCGAAACCGTCCTCGCGGAGCGCTCCCCGTCCCCGGTCCTGGTCTCCCTGGCCCGCGCGGGCACCCCCGTCGGCGTCCTGATGCGCCGCTGGGCCCAGACCCGGCACGGCCTCGACCTGCCGCACTACGCCGTGTCCATCGTCCGCGGCCGCGGCATCGACGCCAACGCGCTGCGCTGGCTGGCCGCCCACCACGACCCCGCCGACATCGTCTTCGTCGACGGCTGGACGGGCAAGGGCGCCATCACGCGCGAACTCGCCGCCGCGCTGGCGGAGTTCGACGGCTTCAACCCGGAGATCGTGGTCCTCGCCGACCCCGGCTCCTGCGTGCCCACGTACGGCACCCGCGAGGACTTCCTCATACCCTCCGCCTGCCTCAACTCCACCGTCTCCGGCCTCATCTCCCGCACGGTGCTCCGCTCCGACCTGGTCGGGCCCACCGACTTCCACGGCGCGAAGTTCTACCGCGAACTCGCCGGAGCCGACGTCTCCGTCGACTTCGTCGACACCGTCGCCGCGCACTTCGACGCGGTGGCCGACTCCGTCGACGACGAGGTCAAGGAACTGCTCGCCGCCGACCGGACCCCTACCTGGGTGGGCTGGGCGGCCGTGGAACGCATCAGCGAGGAGTACGGCATCCACGACGTGAACCTGGTCAAGCCCGGCGTGGGCGAGACCACGCGGGTGCTCCTGCGCCGGGTTCCGTGGAAGATCCTGGCGCAGCGCGGCGCCGGGGCAGACCTCGACCACGTACGCCTGCTCGCGGAGCAGCGGGGGGTGCCGGTCGAGGAAGTCGACGGGCTGCCCTACACGTGCGTGGGTCTCATCCACCCTCGTTTCACGCGCGGCGCTACCGGCGCCGACGGAAAGGCTGTGTCCGCCAAGTGA
- a CDS encoding HAD family hydrolase, protein MTVLVASDLDRTLIYSTAALALTMPDPVAPRLLCVEVHEHKPLSYMTETAAGLLTELSADPGVVFVPTTTRTRKQYQRIRFPGRPAKYAICANGGQLLVDGIPDRDWRRDVATRLAEECAPLDEVHAHLLATADPAWLRKARIAEDLFAYLVVERDLVPPEWLKALAEWADARGWTVSLQGRKIYAVPRPLTKSAAMREVARRTGATTTLAAGDSLLDADLLLAADRGWRPGHGELADAGWNAPSVTALTVAGVLAGEEIVRAFGRATGTAGR, encoded by the coding sequence GTGACCGTCCTCGTAGCCAGTGACCTCGACCGTACGCTCATCTACTCCACGGCCGCGCTCGCGCTGACCATGCCCGACCCGGTGGCCCCCCGGCTGCTGTGCGTGGAAGTGCACGAGCACAAGCCGCTGTCGTACATGACGGAGACGGCGGCGGGGCTGCTGACGGAGCTGTCCGCGGACCCGGGCGTCGTCTTCGTGCCGACCACGACGCGCACGCGCAAGCAGTACCAGCGGATCCGCTTCCCCGGCCGCCCGGCGAAGTACGCGATCTGCGCCAACGGCGGACAACTGCTCGTCGACGGGATCCCGGACCGGGACTGGCGCCGGGACGTCGCGACGCGGCTGGCCGAGGAGTGCGCCCCTTTGGACGAGGTCCACGCCCACCTGCTGGCCACCGCGGACCCGGCGTGGCTGCGCAAGGCGCGCATCGCCGAGGACCTGTTCGCGTACCTGGTCGTCGAGCGGGACCTGGTACCGCCGGAGTGGCTCAAGGCGCTGGCGGAGTGGGCCGACGCCCGCGGCTGGACGGTGTCCCTCCAGGGCCGCAAGATCTACGCGGTTCCGCGCCCGCTGACCAAGAGCGCGGCCATGCGGGAGGTGGCCCGGCGAACGGGCGCGACCACGACGCTGGCCGCCGGCGACTCGCTGCTGGACGCCGACCTGCTGCTCGCCGCGGACCGCGGGTGGCGACCGGGACACGGCGAACTCGCCGACGCCGGCTGGAACGCGCCGTCCGTCACCGCCCTGACCGTGGCGGGCGTCCTCGCCGGCGAGGAAATCGTCCGGGCTTTCGGGCGAGCGACCGGTACGGCGGGCCGCTGA
- a CDS encoding O-methyltransferase has translation MTKGNSTKITDELYRYVLAHNPPLDAVQRGLVATTYEKFPDSAGMQSAEEQGPLLAFLVRLTGARHIVEVGTFTGFSSLSMAQALPADGKLIACDVSEEWTAYGREAWEAAGVADRVELRIGKALDTLSAMPREPHIDMAYVDADKESQIAYWEELVPRLRPGGLIVTDNTLFHGSVLDASATGSAAGVRAFNEHVRADTRMESVLLAISDGLTLSRKA, from the coding sequence ATGACCAAGGGCAACAGCACCAAGATCACCGATGAGCTGTACCGCTACGTGCTCGCGCACAACCCCCCGCTGGACGCGGTCCAGCGGGGGCTCGTCGCGACCACCTACGAGAAGTTCCCGGACAGTGCCGGGATGCAGTCGGCCGAGGAACAGGGGCCGCTGCTGGCCTTCCTGGTCCGACTGACCGGCGCCCGACACATCGTCGAGGTGGGTACCTTCACCGGCTTCTCCTCCCTGTCGATGGCACAGGCGCTGCCGGCGGACGGCAAGCTGATCGCCTGCGACGTCTCGGAGGAGTGGACGGCGTACGGGCGCGAGGCCTGGGAGGCTGCGGGCGTCGCCGACCGGGTCGAGCTGCGGATCGGCAAGGCACTGGACACCCTGTCGGCCATGCCGAGGGAACCCCACATCGACATGGCCTACGTGGACGCCGACAAGGAGAGCCAGATCGCCTACTGGGAGGAACTCGTGCCGAGGCTGCGGCCCGGCGGGCTGATCGTCACCGACAACACGCTGTTCCACGGGTCCGTGCTCGACGCATCCGCCACGGGCTCGGCGGCGGGCGTCCGCGCGTTCAACGAACACGTACGGGCGGACACCCGGATGGAATCCGTGCTGCTGGCCATCTCGGACGGCCTGACACTGTCGCGCAAGGCCTGA
- a CDS encoding FmdB family zinc ribbon protein: protein MPRYEYRCRTCDDTFEVSRPMAESSAPADCPAGHADTVKLLSAVAVGGSSGGAPAPAPTGGGGGGCCGGGGCG from the coding sequence ATGCCTCGTTACGAATACCGCTGCCGGACCTGCGACGACACCTTCGAGGTGAGTCGTCCGATGGCCGAGTCGTCCGCCCCCGCCGACTGCCCCGCCGGGCACGCCGACACCGTGAAGCTGCTCTCCGCCGTCGCCGTCGGCGGCTCCTCGGGCGGCGCGCCCGCCCCCGCCCCCACGGGTGGAGGCGGAGGCGGCTGCTGCGGCGGAGGTGGCTGCGGCTGA
- a CDS encoding DUF4383 domain-containing protein produces the protein MATTHTGPRVRRPVRTRLDEHLPVDHRLSKVYRVGAGLTGVLLIVFGILGLIDRIGFFDTGGDTVLTLNTNGALSVLSILVGLLLIGGMVVGGNFASTLNIVLGVLFIASGFVNLALLDTGMNFLAFHIPNVLFSFVVGVMLMWFGMYGRVGSALPHDNPYWRARHPEEAAREERARSRSGFRG, from the coding sequence ATGGCCACCACCCATACGGGGCCGCGCGTGCGTCGGCCGGTCCGTACCCGGCTGGACGAGCACCTTCCCGTGGATCACCGGTTGAGCAAGGTGTACCGGGTGGGCGCGGGTCTGACCGGGGTGCTGTTGATCGTCTTCGGGATCCTGGGGTTGATCGACCGGATCGGTTTCTTCGACACGGGCGGCGACACGGTTCTCACGCTGAACACGAACGGGGCGTTGAGCGTCCTGTCGATCCTCGTGGGGCTGCTGCTGATCGGCGGGATGGTCGTGGGCGGGAACTTCGCCTCGACGCTGAACATCGTGCTGGGCGTGCTGTTCATCGCGAGCGGGTTCGTGAACCTCGCGCTGTTGGACACCGGGATGAACTTCCTGGCCTTCCACATCCCGAACGTGCTGTTCAGCTTCGTGGTCGGCGTGATGCTGATGTGGTTCGGGATGTACGGGCGGGTGGGCAGCGCGTTGCCGCACGACAATCCGTACTGGCGTGCGCGCCACCCCGAGGAGGCGGCCCGCGAGGAGCGGGCGCGGTCCAGGAGCGGATTCCGCGGATAG